A single window of Salvia splendens isolate huo1 chromosome 6, SspV2, whole genome shotgun sequence DNA harbors:
- the LOC121809014 gene encoding uncharacterized protein LOC121809014, whose amino-acid sequence MPPRRRRGPCVENNVGEQTEGTVGNPPPPPPPPLPQPNEREYIKAFRKENPPKFDGLGEPPKAEAWVRDIERIFEFMGCTDRERLACVTYLTGPADFWWETKKRTMDPAHREALTWKEFKEEVYNKYVPMSYRRAKVVEFHTLKQGTMTVTEYDRALCEMTRYAPELVDTDEKMAAKFRSGLRPEIRVAVASRRGIPNFEVLGCALDVEEALPRNERTTNPTPSAPPANFRDKRKLEGNRAPFDNKRRFSTFRQPQNHGRQMVPHQRGNPQRTPYCNRCSKHHVGECRVGGIRCYACGGNEHMSRECPNNNKGGVKNGQGQRPP is encoded by the coding sequence ATGCCTCCaagacgtagacgtggtccGTGTGTGGAGAACAACGTGGGTGAACAGACAGAAGGAACTGTCGGGAatccacccccgcctccaccgccacctctaccccaaccaaacgaAAGGGAGTACATCAAAGCATTTCGGAAAGAGAACCCACCCAAGTTCGATGGATTGGGAGAGCCCCCGAAGGCGGAGGCATGGGTACGCGACATTGAGCGTATCTTTGAGTTTATGGGATGCACGGATAGGGAACGCCTGGCCTGCGTGACTTATCTGACAGGACCCgctgacttttggtgggaaacAAAGAAGAGGACCATGGATCCTGCTCACCGTGAGGCGCTTACTTGGAAAGAGTTTAAGGAAGAAGTCTACAACAAATATGTTCCCATGAGTTATCGGCGGGCGAAGGTAGTGGAGTTCCACACTTTAAAACAAGGAACCATGACGGTCACGGAGTACGACCGCGCCCTATGTGAGATGACTCGTTATGCGCCAGAATTGGTGGAtacagacgagaagatggctgCGAAGTTCCGTTCCGGCCTTAGGCCCGAGATAAGGGTAGCTGTGGCGAGTCGCAGGGGAATTCCCAATTTCGAGGTGTTGGGTTGCGCGCTAGATGTGGAAGAAGCGCTGCCCAGGAATGAGAGGACAACAAATCCTACACCATCTGCACCCCCAGCGAACTTTAGAGACAAGAGGAAGTTGGAGGGaaaccgagctccttttgaCAATAAGAGGCGTTTCTCTACTTTTCGGCAACCGCAGAATCATGGGCGCCAAATGGTGCCACATCAGAGGGGAAACCCGCAGAGAACACCCTACTGTAATCGGTGCTCGAAGCATCATGTTGGAGAGTGCCGAGTTGGAGGCATTCGGTGCTACGCCTGCGGTGGAAACGAgcacatgtctcgagagtgcccaaacaacaacaaaggtGGAGTGAAGAATGGGCAAGGACAAAGACCACCATAG